A stretch of the Capsicum annuum cultivar UCD-10X-F1 chromosome 8, UCD10Xv1.1, whole genome shotgun sequence genome encodes the following:
- the LOC107879172 gene encoding uncharacterized protein LOC107879172: protein MCDDINGLLHDTFRNVEAELGHEEGLPEDAKRFFKLLEDGKQQLYLGCENFSKLSFTIWLFLFKSLHRLSNVAFSDLLVLIKEAFPFAQIPESFNKARNVIRDLGLDYEKIHTCPNDCMLFRKDNEKAENCSVCGTSRWKSIDGVSTNARHPADGQAWKNFDRLYPDFSKDPRNVRLGLSSDGFNSFRTMSISHSTWPVMLMNYNLSPWICLKIEYLMLSMIIPGPSSPVNDIDVYLQPLIDELNELWEPGIKTYDAKTNHTFQIRAALMWTVSDFSALAMLSGWSTKEKLACPSYNKLSHNLDPMHIESNICDTFLGTLLEIDGKSNDHLNSRYDLQEMRIRKELQPVEDSNGNISLAQSSFSMKSEQKRLFCSVLKNVKLPKRCASNISDRVHMKEMKILGYKSHDAHFIMHYLPQVAIRKVFPKNVSLTLIRLGNFFRSICSKVIRPRDLEKLESEIGEITSNLEMMFHPTFLDRMLYFPIHLVNEIKLGGPIHLRWMYFIERSLCNLKALVRNRSCPEASIAEGYLVEECPIFCSR, encoded by the exons GCAAAgagattttttaaattattggagGATGGAAAGCAACAATTATATCTGGGGTGTGAAAATTTTAGTAAATTGAGCTTCACCATTTGGTTGTTCTTGTTTAAATCATTGCATAGGTTGAGTAATGTAGCATTTTCAGATTTGTTAGTGTTGATAAAAGAGGCATTTCCCTTTGCTCAAATACCAGAGTCTTTCAATAAGGCCAGAAATGTGATAAGAGATTTGGGTCTTGATTATGAAAAAATACATACATGCCCTAATGATTGCATGTTATTCAGGAAGGACAATGAGAAAGCTGAGAACTGCTCTGTATGTGGGACTTCTAGATGGAAGAGTATTGATGGTGTCTCAACCAATGCAAG GCATCCCGCTGATGGACAAGCATGGAAGAATTTTGATCGCTTATATCCAGACTTCTCTAAAGATCCTCGTAATGTCAGGTTGGGTCTCTCAAGTGATGGTTTCAATTCATTTCGAACAATGAGCATTTCTCATAGCACGTGGCCTGTTATGTTGATGAACTATAATTTATCACCATGGATTTGCCTGAAAATCGAGTATCTTATGTTGTCAATGATTATTCCAGGCCCATCATCTCCGGTAAATGATATTGATGTATATTTGCAACCACTAATTGATGAACTAAATGAACTATGGGAACCTGGGATAAAAACATATGATGCTAAAACCAACCATACATTTCAAATACGTGCAGCCTTAATGTGGACAGTTAGTGATTTTTCAGCATTAGCAATGCTTTCAGGATGGAGCACTAAGGAAAAATTGGCATGCCCTTCTT ATAACAAATTAAGCCATAATCTTGATCCTATGCACATAGAAAGTAATATATGTGATACTTTTCTTGGAACTTTATTGGAGATAGATGGGAAGTCAAATGATCATTTAAATTCTCGATATGACTTACAAGAAATGAGAATACGAAAGGAGCTACAGCCAGTTGAAGATAGTAATGGAAATATAAGCTTGGCTCAATCTTCTTTTTCTATGAAATCAGAACAGAAAAGATTGTTTTGCAGTGTCTTGAAAAATGTCAAATTACCTAAACGGTGTGCTTCAAATATATCAGATCGCGTGCATATGAAGGAGATGAAGATATTAGGGTACAAGAGTCATGATGCTCATTTTATAATGCATTACTTGCCGCAGGTTGCTATTAGAAAAGTTTTTCCTAAGAATGTTTCATTGACATTGATTAGATTGGGCAATTTCTTTAGATCCATATGTAGTAAGGTGATTAGGCCGAGAGATCTTGAAAAATTAGAGTCTGAAATTGGTGAAATTACATCTAACCTTGAAATGATGTTTCATCCAACATTTTTAGATAGAATGCTATATTTTCCTATTCATTTGGTGAATGAAATTAAGCTTGGGGGTCCCATacatcttcgttggatgtatttcATTGAGAGAAGCCTATGCAATCTTAAGGCGCTTGTTCGTAATCGATCTTGTCCGGAAGCATCAATAGCAGAGGGTTATTTGGTTGAAGAGTGCCCGATATTTTGTTCAAGATAA